A genomic window from Algoriphagus sp. Y33 includes:
- a CDS encoding DegT/DnrJ/EryC1/StrS aminotransferase family protein gives MSEKINGISMVDLRGQYEKIKLKIDTAIQEVIDQSTFIKGPVVQSFQTELQDYLNVQGVVTCGNGTDALQIALMGLDLSPGDEVITAAFTYPATAEVIVLLGLVPVLVDVDPETFLINPDLIEAAITYKTKVILPVHLFGQCADMERILAIATMHKLFVIEDVAQAMGAEYHFTDGSIAKAGTMGDIGCTSFFPSKNLGCFGDGGALFSNDKALCNKLRMIANHGQSVQYFHDVVGVNSRLDAIQAAILRVKLPYLDSYNIARQLAADYYDRELKESEFLRTPKRAGNGSHVFHQYTLLITGGVDRDKLRSRLADKGVPTMIYYPLPIHQQQAYRSDRNSVGQFPVAESLPSRVLSLPIHTEMTQEQLDYIVSLLKEELAGN, from the coding sequence GAGGTCAATATGAAAAGATCAAACTGAAAATTGACACTGCGATTCAGGAAGTCATAGATCAAAGTACATTTATCAAAGGCCCTGTAGTTCAATCATTCCAGACTGAACTACAGGATTACCTCAATGTCCAGGGTGTTGTGACCTGCGGAAATGGCACCGATGCATTACAGATCGCTTTGATGGGACTGGATCTTAGTCCAGGAGATGAGGTGATCACTGCTGCCTTTACTTACCCTGCCACTGCTGAAGTAATTGTACTCTTGGGACTCGTGCCTGTATTGGTAGATGTAGACCCTGAGACTTTTCTTATAAACCCAGATCTAATTGAAGCGGCTATTACTTATAAAACCAAGGTTATTCTTCCCGTACATCTTTTTGGGCAGTGCGCTGATATGGAAAGAATTCTAGCCATTGCAACAATGCATAAGCTATTTGTAATAGAAGATGTGGCTCAAGCCATGGGGGCAGAATACCATTTTACTGATGGAAGTATTGCTAAAGCTGGAACTATGGGGGATATCGGGTGTACCTCGTTTTTTCCTTCCAAAAATCTGGGATGTTTCGGAGACGGGGGTGCGCTGTTTTCCAATGATAAGGCACTGTGCAATAAGTTGAGAATGATTGCAAATCATGGGCAGTCTGTTCAATATTTCCACGATGTAGTAGGTGTGAATAGTAGATTGGATGCAATACAGGCAGCTATTTTGAGGGTAAAACTCCCTTATTTGGATAGCTACAACATTGCAAGGCAGTTAGCTGCGGATTATTACGACAGGGAATTGAAGGAGTCTGAGTTTCTGAGAACACCAAAGAGGGCAGGGAATGGTAGCCATGTATTTCATCAGTATACTCTCTTAATTACTGGTGGTGTTGACAGGGACAAATTGAGAAGTAGATTGGCTGATAAAGGCGTTCCCACAATGATATATTACCCACTGCCTATTCATCAGCAGCAAGCTTACCGAAGTGATAGAAATTCAGTGGGGCAGTTTCCTGTTGCTGAGTCTCTTCCCTCTAGGGTGTTATCATTGCCTATTCATACAGAAATGACTCAGGAACAGCTTGATTACATTGTTTCCTTATTGAAAGAAGAACTGGCTGGTAATTGA